TCCAATAACAAGTCATGGTGGAAACTATATGTTCATCTCAATTACCCAATGGGAAATATCCTTAAATTACCTGTTTTCTTCACTGACTCATATTATTTAAGGACAAAGGGGCTTTAGGGAGGTTCAGTACCgagtgaaagtaaaaaaaagttattgaaAACAGGTCTTTTGTTAATTGTCATATTGTGCAGCTAAAAGGAACTCACATTTAAATCATAGCATTCAATGTGAAGCCAGATGAGCTAAAAGTATCGGACTCTTAAAATGTGAGATTACTAATGGGGTGTGACtgcatacaaatacaaataagtAGTAATCACCCATTAGTCTTGAACTAAAACCCTCAAACATACTAGCTATTACAGTCCTTCGGCTGACATAAATCGCATTGCATCTTGACTCTACATGGGTGAGTGTTTTCACCTCAAATGTAAATCACCATATGACATATTATAGGTTCTGGTACAACAACACTGTCTTTTCCTTCCCTTGATGACTTTCAAAAGACAATTGAACTGAAATATTGGATCATGATCGATGTGTATACAAACAATATTAAAATCACAATAAATCCTTACAAATTACTGCTAGTATAAGAAACTACTGTATGATACTCAGCTCTTCTTGATCCTGTTTACGGCTCATGCTGCTCAGTAATTTGGCCAGAAAACTGTTGAAGTCTCTCCTCACCCCTTCAGCATCTTCCTCCAGGTTGGTTTGAGCATGCTGTACTTTGGACATTGATGATGCTGTTAAAGAGATGGATATCACaataattaaaatatatttcaaatCAATCTTTTTAAGAATGTCCATAGCCCATAGGCACAAAGCAGTGGCAATTGGTAACCAGAATATTCAGCAACGTAACAcatgttataaacacatgtaatAGTAAAGGTCAGTAAACTTTTCTGGAATTTTTCACTTTCTTTTCACTCTAAAATTTGAAGGAGAACCGATTCGTACAACGTTACTCTCAAACTCCAGTATCccaataaaacaaagaaatgacTAAAGTTTGAAGAGTATGTTAGTGTTTGCTCTCTCACCAGTTTGATCCAAGAGATAAAAAACAAtgagcaaaaacaaaactgacTTACGTATTTGCACAGTTAATTTTTTAGCAGATGGCTTGACATGGCCCATGATGAGACAGTTGGTTTCTCGTAGAGCCTGCTGTACAACAAAGTGGCTGTACCTGTTCATAATTAAGAAAACGTAGGCAAGAGTCATTAAATTCTGGTAACATTGCAGCAAGGTGGTGTAGTGACTTGGTACTGAGAACATGGTCATGGTTTTATACAGGAATAAGAGAAGTCCTTTATCATGGAAACGACTCATGCGCACTTACATGACTATGAGAGCTTAACACTTGTTGACAAACTGGTCTTAAATTGAAGAGTGGGAAAGTACTTCCAATGCTACTTCTTCTTGCTTTGGGGTATTGGCAAaatgcgccttgaacacccagcagggtggatatgtgcgcttaCAAATCTTCATGattaatactattattaataaCAGTATGCTTAAATTTGCGTTTAGTCTACTGATTAACATGAAGCAACCTTGTTTCAAAGTTAAGGCTATGTTTGTGATGGATAAGGGAAATGGCCCTTTCCTGAGTGTCCTAAAGTATTGTGTAATGAAGCTTACCACATGTCCAGTTCTCTCTCATGTGTGGGAACATCTGGGTTGTATACAATCACTACACCATTAGCATCCTTCATAATAGCTGGCCAGCACTCATCAAATctgtaataaataaaacttgcaCTATGAACACCTTATTCACACAGTATAGAGCACCACAAACACTTGCTAAACATCAGAGATTGAATGTTCTCATGTCAGAACTGGTAGACATAATGTAGAGGTGGGTTTTCTCAAAGCCCCTGAACCCCACACCTTAATTCACAGTAATCAAATTGTGTTCCAAAgccaaacttttttttgcagACCAAGTTAGAATACAGCACCCGATTTAAAAAGTAGCATGCGACATTTTTTGTGCAGAATTTTGTCCGCTGTGATTGACTACCGAAAACGGTGGAATTCAGGAATTTGTTCACCTTTGGTAGACTTCGGTGGCCAATACCAAGCTTTGAGACAGCTTGTTCCCATGTTCAGCCATAAGATCCTAAAGTAAAATGTTAAGTTCCTAGCATGGGTAGTCTTTGATTTAGCCCATGACATCAATGGCATGTGCTGTGTACACTTTGTTTCAGATAACAGAGTAACCGCACTTAGATGTCTTTTCATACAATGATGATtacagtttttttcttcttcttctgtagcTTACTTTTGGTCTCCACTGCAGTCCCATAATTCAACTTCTGCTGATGAGGATCGAGCTCCAATTTGATTACTGTTACTCTCAAACTCCAGAATCCTGATGAAACAAAGAATGATTTAGTATTGGTTTCTGGAAGAATACTGTCAATCTGCCGCTCAAATTAAAACTCGCCACTTTTCTAAGTAATCAATTTATAGATAGAGTAAGCCTTGATATATCAAGTAGTGTCACACAGTCATGTAAAACACTGAGAAAGGCTCTTTTAATTTTTtcaatcatcatcattatcatctgATCATGCAAGTAATTCCCAACTGAATAAAATTACCATAGCATGCCCCCACATAAGCAAATTCTtccattttcttttcaaaacaccCGACAAATCCAGAAAATTGTTAGCCATCCAAAACAGCATCTTCTTACTAAAAACATCAATGTACCTAATTATACTTCATTCactcttgaaaaaaataaaacctttaAATTTCATACACAGGGAACAAAAGAATATGATAcatccatagagctatatatattgactagagcgctagcttgctctgcgttttgaagccaacctgggcgcagacatgtttgatgtgttgcgtgactacggaacgattttaattttaagaaaacACATTTGGCCTGAGCGCTTTACATACGCGACTGCCCGTTCGCATtcgtccgcgctacgaaaaccgtaaTTTCGACTTGATTGACGTACTAAAAAAAGTAAACGCGTCTTTTGAatatgacgcacatgacgctcgcagtttgtacgctcatcagcagattgtgcgttcacatttgctgcattttttgattcgatgacacataaaaaagaacaaacgcactgtCATGCAAATAGCCGAACAATTgtcgtacaaaatttcaagcttttgtattggtttgtacataaacatggatgcgcccacacagcttcaaaaccttagtgcgtgtataacggggtgttagcgctctagtcaatatatatagctctatggataCATCTTGCTGGTGCATTATCCCGGATAGGCATTAACCCAGATAGGCCCAGTGAAGAGTATGGTGTTCTTTGCTCTAGAATATGGTCttaccgaacaccttgagtggGATGATACTCTCCACCAGAAGTCTCTGTTGCATCTGCCAAGAAGTTGGAAATAACTGACTTCCCACTCTGGTTtgatcaaacaaaataaaaaacatcatgtTATTGTGTTTTCCTCAGGCTAGCCCCACATCTATACCACATCTAGCTTTTGTAAGTTTGTAAACTTATTTCTTGTTTTCAGAAAACCTTTGACGTAAATAGAACATCTTCTCCCAAAAAGGTAATTTTAACAAGTGGAATAGTTTCGACCTCACAGAACAAGTCAAAACTTATAATAAGCGCATCAAAGACTACGTGTTAACTCCTTCAAGTGCATCAAAGACTACAAGTTAActccttctaaaaaaaaacttgaccttgCTTGACACTCACTAAAACACATATAATTATGGGGGTTTTCATTtcaattattaaattttaaaaggcACATTCACCATCACCTCCCATAAGGTTTATGGCCAGGAAATTCTATGgccaatagcaaaatatcaagagagggcgctgttgaacccacacaaagatataggcGATACGTGTTTATTCGACAGCATACATTGCATAGCaatcgcaataaaccttattgACTTATCAAAACCGTATAAAGTAATTAAGTAGATGCTTCACTCAAAGTCAAAGTGGAGATTTAATCAGCCCAAAAAGGGGACCGCCATTTCTTATATTATTTGTGTTGccattttttatattgttgttatttttcatttgaaaatattgaaGAATTAGATTATTATAccgtaaccatggaggaataattacTTACAATTACATAATATTATTGACATCAAAAGTCATCATCATGTGAACTGaaataattaaagccattggaccctttcggtaaacagtattttccaaggcccacacttcgtgtatcacaacttctatataaaataacaaacctgtggaaatttaggctcaatcagacatcggagtcgggagaaaataacgggaaaacccactcctgttttcgcgcgtttcgccatgtcatgacatgtgtttataacaaatccgtaattctcgttaacgagaatttatattgttttaccgttttctcaaaaagtaaagcatttcatggactaatatttcaagagaagtctttcaccattaccttctgtaaaccctgtaaattatttgtaaatctgtgaacttttttttttttctgtaccgaaagggtccaatggctttaagttaatGGAAATGATGAGCATGTATTGTTTGTGTAGACTAATAAGACTGAACATGCATTCTCATTTTGGCTGGGAAAGCCGAAAGTAGTGAGGCTACAGAAATCATTAAAACTGACAGCAAATATACTCAACGAAGATAAGGTGGCGTCGCTACCATGGCTACACTCACACTGCACATTTTGACGCATCGCGAGTGTGGACataaaaagttaacaaaaagTGACGAGTCGACGATAACAGCAGGCTATATTAATTGAAAAGTTTCTCGTAAACCTAATCTATGTGATAGAATCATGATATAGGAATACTTTAATTTTACCTCACACGGTCCAACAACTAGAATCTTTGCCTTTATCATTTTTTCATCTGGCAGTTTCGTTCGTCGTTTGTCAGGAATTTAGAATAGCTTATTCTGAACCCTTGAGGGCGCTAAACCAAAAGCGTGCGTTTATTATTGCTATTTTTAGCACAGCTCAAAAGAAATGTTATTATGTTATGTTTAACACTGTATCCTTGGAAAAATAACcacaaaaacaaccttttgaaagtaaaacaaccaacaacaaacgtattttaatcaaaaatcagaaaatttcaataataaaaatgagaagaaaGTAACAAAATATGAGTTTTTGTGCGAAAATATGTGTCGTCTGCTAAGGTGACTGAGCGCCCTCTTCCGTTAAAAGATGACACATCACTGGTAATCTTTTCCAATCATTATTACACTCATATAAAAAGCGGGTACCACTCGCACGTGTTTACCACAAATTCACGGGAAGTACGTAATGTGTTGGAAAACGTGTTAAATTGGCAGACGACATTTCACCACCGAGCTGAACGGCTGTGTGCATCAGCGGCAAACGACTCCTACACAATGTGTGTGAAAGGATGTGGACAGTTTTGAGAGAGTGAAATTTCTTTCTGtcaacatttaataataatacttcacTGGCGCGCTCTACTCAACATGGTGAAGAATACATCCCTGTGTCTGCGTATTGGAGAAGCGAAGGACTTGCCAGGAAAAGACCTCATGTAAGTGCCCGTTTACTGTTATTTTTGAGTTGTTTTATAGAATAGACGTACTTTTGGGCTACTGAATTACATTTTACAAACTTGCAGAACAGTTCTTTCTTGTGAACAAATTTCATAAACGAACCATTTTCACTTCTTGCTCTATGctttataaatacattttggGCTGTTGTTGTAGACCTAGCACAGCAGTCTGGGCTCTGTTATGACACAGATATGTTGTCATTGTATGCATCCAAATTCaaacttaaataaaacaaataaaacaattggtTAGCCCCCAGTCATGCCAATTACTTGGTTAATTGAcagttgagttgtgtatggtctgtgttatggataactttccgtatggcgccaccactttttcactcatttttacaaaaagtgatatctcattgaggtaaataagacactctattatttcatatcgaatgaaaaagtggtggcgccatacggaaacttttcctgtgttatttttttttaccaccccctgccccccccccctccttgcCTGCCCGAGTGCTCTGGACACAGtgagtgactggggcgctagattccttttttcaaaattaacacATAATCGTTCAGCTAGCAAATTTTCGAAAAAGGGAATCTAGCGCCCAAGTCACTAGGTCTACGAGTGCTCATGACATTTCCTTCCTTTTCTGTTGTTTCTTAGTTAAATGATGTGCAGTGCTCTCCACAAGGAGCTCCATTCAGAGGACGTTTCTCTAGCAATTGAACTGAACAGGGTTTTTCTGGTGGCCCTACACTTTTTCAGTAGAATTAAATTAAAACCATGTTGGCTGcatgaatattttatttggtCCATGCTAGCGTTGTCAAAGTTTCATACATAAGGGTGCTTTTCAATACAGAATAAGCGAGGTGGACCATTTGAAGTGAATTGTTTTTGGAGCGAAttgtttttgaattgtttttgacTGTTCCCAACTCCTGATGATGTgcacggataactttccgtatggcgccaccattttttcacaaatttttacaaaaagggatgtctcattgaggtaaattagatactttattatttcatatcgaattaaaaaagtggtggcgccataaggaaacttttcccaagCATTGACCATTGTCACAAGGGCAATTACCTTTCCCTAGTAGGATGAACACTTCAGTACAGAAACAACCTTTTCGATATTGCCCACCTACTCGAGTTTGTGTTGACCAGCCATTTGAAAACTGTGTAATGTGCATGGAACCAGCACCTGGTTCATGATTTCATGTGTGTAATGTGCATGCGTTCACCAGCACCATGGTGACGATATTACTGCAGACTGGTCGAAATTTCAAAACCATTGgataatattgaatggtcagagaGTAGTACGAGGGTTAAAGTAAACGATTTCCTAAAATAATAACAGTCTTACTGTGCCTTTGAGATTACAGTGTAAGAAGAGTGTGACTGCCcatagtttattgctccatagACTGCCTGACTATAGGCctaaccttgtttacaataagtgtgaccttgtacattctttgagtattctggcaggcaagatgctacactggtcctatgggaaagttgacactttgtgtcataatttccacataacaCCAAGAGTTGTGAAGTAAAAGCTgatcaagttttgagatgtgccccctttcatcatatcaaaagttgataagaattagacagtgcaatctgcataaaatataagattttatgttttcttctattgagctgtgtacaaatcatgcctgcaggaagtccaggctctgtgtctcttttgtaaacatgtgatgtcacatgtCTCAACGTCTATAAGTTTGGTGTAAAAGTAAAAGGTTACATTGCACAATTTTCACCCAACAAACCAGGCTGCAATATTTTTGTAGAAACCTACATATTGTAGACTTCTAAAGTCTGTTCTTCTTTATGTTCTAAAGTCTGTTCTTCTTTATGTTCTACAGATCACGTAGCAGTGACCCTTACTGCTTGATCAAGATTGACAATGAAGTTGTTGCAAGGTAAGACCCTAATCACCTCCATACTTTAAATTGACTTAAACTAGAAATGGGAAGAAAACAGTGCTCAGCCCAAGCACAGCATCTAAACTATAAAAAGATTCAAATGAACCCTTTGTGATATCTTTTAAAACTTAACATTCAACAACTTTAAACTTCATTTGCACACTGTTACTTAGTTTGAAATTTCTACACAGGACCGAAGAGTAGTCCACATGTTTCTATAATGTATAAATAATATCCTACATGTACCCAATAGGCCTATAATACTATGACAGACTGTCAGCCTACACGTACAcattagaaaaatgttttaattgaaaattcataaaaatCGCTCATATTTCCTCATGAACTGCAGAATTTATGATAAATATTTACTGTCTCGTTAAGATTGGACAGTGTGATTTCTGATAGTAATTCCTAGCTTGTCTTCAGAATTACTATTGTTTGCAAAAGTGCATgtaaaacatgtacattgtattgtgTATTGTGTTTGCTGTACTCGACCGTTACATAGAGCATTATGGTTGTGACATGACACACAGATCAGTACTTCGTTCAAGCAAAGGAAACCTTTACCAACCAATATGAGATGTATTCATAACCAAGTACAGCATAGCAACTTGGCTTTTGTATCTTAAGAAAATGCTGTACGTTCCTATGTAAATGATTGAACTCTAAATATTATCATAGAGTAGATAGTGGCTATTTTCAGAACCTCgagttgtgtttattttatttttttatcgtaaaggtgttttttttccctaaaCATATGCAGGTAGGCTTTTTACTACCTCATTGTTAAAATAACAAGTTGTGTACAATCACGACCATGCAGAAATATAAATTGCATTTTAAACACATCATTCCTTTCAATTGCTGGAAAATGAGCAAGCTTGATATTTTAAATATAAACAGATTGTCAATTTAATTACAAGAATGCAGTTAAAAACATGTTAAAGTATTGTGACAGAAATGGGTTCCACCAATATAGAGGCATGTCCGAAAGAGGTGTGTTGAGAAATTGTTAAAAGTAAAAACATGCAGACCAGTAGTACAATGGGAAATGTAACATTGTCAAGTGGAAAGTAAGATCTTTGAGAAATTTCCATAATTCCTTTAAAATTGTGAGTTTCAAGCAGCAGTGTCTGCACAGCGCTCTATCGGACATTTTCTGTTGAACAAGTCAGATTAGACTCAAACTTTTGGGACTGTTCACCGGGCCTAATGCATGCTGAAATTAAAAGTGAGCATAATTATTCAACTCAACcccaaaatacaaacaacaacaaacaagccaaaaaacaaatcttgataatttgaaaaattgtgatggcattattgtttgcatttagCTGTGACATTTAGTAAATATTATAATTGTGGTAGTGATTGGAAGCATGCTGAGAACTGCATTGggaagggtttttttttttgggggggggggcactcaCCCTGTATTTAACTTTGTGTTATTCTCAATCATCAATGGAATGGAGgttaaattcatttcaaaatttcaacTACATGATGAGCTTTTTACACTTCGAAACCCAGCCATGTATGTCAACCTGATTGTGATTGATTGTAATTGGTCAAACTCATTTGATGTTCTCTGTGTGGTGCTGTTGATGCAGGCTGGACTCTGGAACTGTGCTTTATCAATGCATTTTTGCTATAATGGAATCCTTCACACAA
Above is a genomic segment from Asterias amurensis chromosome 6, ASM3211899v1 containing:
- the LOC139938558 gene encoding intraflagellar transport protein 22 homolog, producing the protein MIKAKILVVGPCESGKSVISNFLADATETSGGEYHPTQGVRILEFESNSNQIGARSSSAEVELWDCSGDQKFDECWPAIMKDANGVVIVYNPDVPTHERELDMWYSHFVVQQALRETNCLIMGHVKPSAKKLTVQIPSSMSKVQHAQTNLEEDAEGVRRDFNSFLAKLLSSMSRKQDQEELSIIQ